One segment of Leptospira fletcheri DNA contains the following:
- a CDS encoding FliG C-terminal domain-containing protein: protein MESLSGNKNRAGRLLRVLGEHLPPEVFKHLGPQDTSRLLESFHKSGKLEAKEERELLGAFLKGLSSTPRESMDQETMILIQELESILREDSPSEPDWLEELKNCNREELSRIVAGEESSRIAGILCYANPEVSARVLEEFPESMQEEILLQIRELDPSSEASRDALERFLRFKKEAIKHPGFRSTTSKRIGKRAADLLGKMDPQDSRKLFTRIREKSPEFAENINEHFFRMEDFLELNRESLNRFFSPVHPIVIAVAFKGTEPETRAELLERMEPSLSSIVRLEEDSMGPISLAEIETAQNGILEIFKDAVESGRIKFRRNI, encoded by the coding sequence ATGGAATCCCTGTCCGGAAATAAAAACCGGGCGGGTCGCCTCCTCCGAGTTCTGGGGGAGCACCTTCCCCCGGAAGTATTCAAACACTTAGGTCCGCAGGACACCAGCCGCCTCTTGGAAAGCTTTCACAAGAGCGGAAAACTAGAAGCGAAAGAAGAGAGAGAATTACTTGGGGCCTTCCTAAAAGGACTCTCCTCGACTCCGCGGGAATCGATGGACCAGGAGACCATGATTCTCATCCAGGAGTTGGAATCCATCCTAAGAGAAGATTCCCCTTCGGAACCGGACTGGTTAGAAGAACTCAAGAACTGCAACCGGGAAGAACTTTCCCGAATCGTTGCGGGAGAAGAAAGCTCCAGAATCGCAGGCATCTTATGCTACGCGAACCCCGAAGTTTCCGCACGAGTATTGGAGGAATTCCCCGAATCCATGCAGGAAGAGATTCTTCTGCAGATCAGGGAGCTGGACCCCTCATCGGAGGCCTCCAGGGACGCATTAGAACGATTCCTTAGATTCAAAAAAGAAGCGATCAAGCACCCCGGATTCCGTTCGACAACAAGCAAGAGAATCGGAAAAAGAGCCGCCGATTTATTGGGAAAAATGGATCCCCAAGATTCCCGGAAATTATTCACACGGATACGCGAAAAGAGCCCCGAGTTTGCCGAAAATATAAACGAACACTTCTTCCGGATGGAGGACTTTCTGGAGTTAAACCGGGAAAGTCTGAATCGGTTCTTTTCCCCAGTTCACCCGATCGTGATCGCGGTGGCCTTCAAAGGAACGGAGCCGGAAACCAGAGCCGAACTCCTGGAAAGGATGGAACCTTCCCTCTCCTCCATCGTCCGATTAGAAGAGGATTCCATGGGACCGATTTCCTTAGCGGAAATCGAAACCGCCCAGAACGGTATTCTTGAAATTTTCAAGGATGCGGTAGAATCGGGAAGAATCAAGTTCCGGAGAAACATCTGA